The genomic DNA TCCGACCGTGCGCCGCAGCCGCACACGTAGGACACAGACCGTCCGTAGGCGTCATCCGATAGTGATGCCCCCGCTCCCAGCGCTCGCGTGTGATCCGGTGCTTTACAGCCGCTCGGCTAGTGCCGAAGCGGGCGGCCACGTCGTCAGCGTTGATTCTCCGACCGCCGCGTTCCCAATACAGCCGGGCTTCAAGCCAGATGTGCGCCGATAGGCGAGGGGTGTACGGCCGGCTCACGCGGTGCCCTCGGACAATTTCAGCAGCAGACGGGCCGCAACTTCCGCGTTCGCGCGAGTCATGCCGCCGTCGTATTCCATGATGGCGGCACGCTCTTCGAATGCTTCGGATTGCGCTTCGCGCCGAAGCACTTCCGCCACCTCGTTCCTGCACGCCACCAACGCCGGCAGCATGCTTGTCAGCGCCGCTTTGGGTCCTTGGTAGCGCACACGCCCGGCTTCATGCCAGAGCCTGACGCCAACGGCCTGGGCTTCGCCGATCACTCCTTCCGCGTTCAAAGCCAACCCTCGACAATCTCGTCCGCATCGGCTTTTTCGCTTTCAGCAGTAGCAGCTTGCGAACATTGCGACTGTTGCGAACATTCAATAACCGCAAGGGTTTCAGCCTGCGAACTTAGCTGCGAACTTCGTGCGAACTTTGACCGGGACACATCCGGTTGTGCTTGCTTGATCCGGTACTCGGTCCGCTTCCTCGGTCCACCGCCGTCTATTTCGCGCCGTTCGATCCGAGCTTCAAGGGCCAGCCTCTCCAGTGCTTCGTCGATCACGGGCTTGGCGGTGTGACCTTGGAAGCATTTGCTGGTGATGTCCTTCCGGCTTTGCCATCCGTCCTTAAGAATCAGCCAAGCTGCCAGCTTCTCGGCGTCATCGTTGCGGTGCGCTTCGCCCTCTACGTCAACTGCCGGCGCGAAGATCATTTGCGCGGACTGGGCGAAGTAGGTCATCCATGCCTGCGCCGCTTCGACATGGCCCCGATCGATTTCGTCGGCAAGGTCAGTGACCGCGAACAGGCCTGCCATTCGTAACAGCATCGGGGCGCGCCGTTGCAGCAGCCCCCCGATCAGCTCGCCACCCGGATGCGGCTTGGCGAACTCGCGGTAGCAGTCGGCATACAGGCTCAATGCCGTGCGGCTCATTCGCAGGGGGCAAGTTTCCGTTGCATCGGGGTAGCCCGCCAAGCCATGCCGGATGATGGCCGCGAACAATTTCGCCAGTTCGTGCACGGTCGCATCCGACGCGCGGCTGGGAAAAGGAATCACGCCCGTGCGTTCGCCCCAGACCATCAAAAACCGATTGGCAAAGCCGTTCGACAGGTCATTGCTGGCGAGCTTGGCGCGCAGTTCGGTCGGCGTGATGCAGCCATGCAGGGCGATGTGGGGCCGTGATGCCCAGACCTGTGAGGACTTCGTTGCCGGCTTGATCGCCGACCCATCCCAAACATCACGCAGACACGTAGACAGCGTGTTGCCGTCGCGTTTTCCCTGTGCGAGCACGTTGGCAAACTCCGATTCGACGATGAACAAGCGCTTGTCGACGATCGGCGGGTACTCGGTTTTCCCTTCGGTATAGCCGTCATGAATCAGCACCGCCAGACCTTCACGGCTAGACAGCCCGCCCGTGTGCATCTGCGGGCGTAGCGTCGTCGCATCATCCAGCTTGCCGATGGCAGCGATGACGCGCTTCAACAATCCCAGTGCCATGCCCTTGCCGCCTCGCGAGCTTCGGCCGACGTGCAAGGTGAACAGACGCAGGTGATGCCATTCGTCGCCGATCGCTATCGCTCGATTGCGGCCCATACAGGCGGAGAGCCAGGACATTGCCGCCGCCATGGCAGCGACAGGATTGACCTCGGTGCCTTCAGCGGCTTGTCGGGCGAGCCTGCCGAGCGGGCCATAGAACATTGCCGGATCGACTGCCGGGGGCGGAATCACGTAGTCCGATTCTGATTCCGCTGCGTCTTCTGCCAACGTTCGCGCGCGGTTCGCAGCAACCTTCGCAGCCGCAAAGCCACGTCGTTGCTGAATGTTCGCAAGGTTCGCAATGTTCGCGACCTCAATTGTTTCTTGCGACAACGCACCCGGTGCATCGCTCAAACCCAGATCGAGGGTCATGACCGCACCTCGCTTACCGCGTTCAGCAGCACTGCTGCCGTCGCGTCGCGTCCATAGCTCGCCTGATAGTCGTTCCAATCCGTGCCAGTATCGCCAGCGCCGAATGCCGGTGCGATGACGGTGCCGCCAATGGCTCGCGCCGCTGCCCGGCCTTTGGTCAGCCCCGGATTGCCCGGTGTGCCGTGATCGTTGTCGGCACCGATGACGATGCGAGCGCTCGGGTACTTCGCCCGAAGCGCTAGTGCGACGGGTTCAAGGTTGCCGGCGTCGAATGCGGTGACTGTCGGCCAGCCTGTCACCTCATGAATCGTTGCCGCCGTGGCGAAGCCTTCGGCGATGGCCAGCATGCTGCCAGCGGCCAGCGGAGGGCTTCCGAGGGCATGAAAGCATCCGGTTTTCGCGGTATCCGTCAGGAATCGCTTGCCGCCGTCGGCCGCGATGAATTGCAGGCCATGCAGGGTGTCGGACGTATCGACGACTGGCACCACGATGCGGGCCGCATGCTGGCGCGAGCCGTGCGGCTTGATACCTTTGCGGATCAGGTAAAAATGCGCGGCATCGACTTCTTTAGCAGCTTGCCAGAGCGTTGCGGCACGCTTCCGGCAGACCTGCCGCGCCTTGGCGACTTCGGCGCAACGCATGGCCCTTGCGGCTTCCACCCGCGCTCGGTGATCAGCCTGTTCGGTCCTTGTCAGCATTCGCCCGATACTGGCGCGCCAAGTGCCGCCGATGCCAGATTTCCAGTGTCCGAAAGCCGCAGCAGGAACGCCATCCACATGCAGGATGTACCAGCCGTTGACGGTGCCGCGCCGATCGCCGTCGACATGAAAGCGATGCAGCCTGCCGTCGGCCTGAATCGCGGCATCGGTATCCAGTCCCGCCGATCGCAGCGCGGCCCGGAACGCGTCAACGACCTCGCCAAAGGTGAAGACCTTAGCCGTATGATTCTGGTGTGTTTGGACATGCAATCCCGCCGCTTCCCGGTTCCAGCCGGGCGCGGCGTTTTTGTTGGCGTGCATGTCAGGCCACCGCCTTTGCGGCCAGTGACGCACGCAGTTCGCCGACGTTCCAAACCGTCGTGCGGGGCCCATGCTTGCGCGGCGCAGGGATTAAACCGGCGTTCACCCAACGCCATACCGTGGCGGCGGAAACTGCATAAAGCTGCTCGACCGTCTTCTGCCTGACGAATGCGCAGTCCGGGGACCGGTCAAAGTTTTCGAACGATGCGGACTTGGCGTTATTTACGATCTGCGTTTTGTCGGCCATTTTTAGGTTCCGCTTCCCTCCGTCACGTCCAGCGGGGCGCTGGTTTGCATGAGCAAGGTGAAGTCGTTCCTATGGTTATGCATGCCAATCGCCGTTCTGGCGGGGGGTTTCCCAAGTCGTCTCGCTCCGACTAATGCGGTCTTTTTCTATATCAATCAGATATTTAGGAAAAATCCGTACGCCCCGTATGCTCTTAGCAACCTTCCTGCCGGCGTGTTTTCGAATCCGCGCACCCCAGTGTTGTCAGCGATTGTCCGCGGCCACGGTTTAAGTCCCCGGAGCAACCTGCAAGCGCGTCACGAGGTCACGTCGCTGCAAGAAGCTGGGATTGCCTGGCCGCACCGATGGGTCGTCGGTTCGGCGCAGCGTCAACAAAGATCAAAAAGCAGCGGCAATGGTCATGTCGCCACTGGTGCTTCCCGCCGCAGTCGAAACCTGACTTCGCGTCGAGCAGGCACCGCAAACACTTTACCGAGCGGACGGTGGGAGGTCTGCGTTTAAAAAGCCCGCCCAATCAGCCATCAGGTTTCGTCGTTTTACGAAAAGGTCGCCGCGAGCATAGGCACCCTCGGTCGCGTCACCAACACGATGCGCGAGTGCCAGTTCGGCAACTTCGCGAGGGTAGGCGGTGAGTTCACCCGCCCAATCGCGGAAGGTACTGCGGAAGCCATGCACGGTTGCATCGACGCCCATGCGCCGTAGGATCATCAGCATCGCCATACCTGATAACTGCTCCCCGCGCGGCGAGCGAAAAACTGCGTCGGTTGCGGCGCCGCGCGGCAACGTCTTTAGCAGATCAATTGCTTCTGACGTTAGCGGAACGCGGTGTTCTCGCTCGGCTTTCATGCGCTCGGCTGGAATCGTCCAGCAGGCGTTTTCAAAGTCAATTTCACCCCAAATCGCTCCACGCACCTCGGTGGTCCTGGTCGCAGTAAGGATCGTGAATTCCATGGCGCGCGCCGCCACGCCCTTCGCTGTGCGCAGCCGGACCATGAACCCACCTACTTCGTGAACAGGCAGCGCCTCGAAATGCCCCTTCTTGGTGACCTTGGTCGGCTTCGGCAGCATCATCTGCAA from Nevskia ramosa DSM 11499 includes the following:
- a CDS encoding toprim domain-containing protein; amino-acid sequence: MHANKNAAPGWNREAAGLHVQTHQNHTAKVFTFGEVVDAFRAALRSAGLDTDAAIQADGRLHRFHVDGDRRGTVNGWYILHVDGVPAAAFGHWKSGIGGTWRASIGRMLTRTEQADHRARVEAARAMRCAEVAKARQVCRKRAATLWQAAKEVDAAHFYLIRKGIKPHGSRQHAARIVVPVVDTSDTLHGLQFIAADGGKRFLTDTAKTGCFHALGSPPLAAGSMLAIAEGFATAATIHEVTGWPTVTAFDAGNLEPVALALRAKYPSARIVIGADNDHGTPGNPGLTKGRAAARAIGGTVIAPAFGAGDTGTDWNDYQASYGRDATAAVLLNAVSEVRS
- a CDS encoding tyrosine-type recombinase/integrase — protein: MPRIAKELRALEVERLKTPGTWSVGTVPGLYLQVKDSGARSWVLRASIGGRRREMGLGGYPAVKLAGAIERARKERLAIDEGIDPVELRARAQASIRNEAAERIRNTFKEAAADYIKAHRAGWKNAKHAAQWESTLTEYAFPVIGNKVVWEITNQDVLAILDPIWTTKTETANRVRNRIELVIASSMVRAGRTGQNPARWRGNLQMMLPKPTKVTKKGHFEALPVHEVGGFMVRLRTAKGVAARAMEFTILTATRTTEVRGAIWGEIDFENACWTIPAERMKAEREHRVPLTSEAIDLLKTLPRGAATDAVFRSPRGEQLSGMAMLMILRRMGVDATVHGFRSTFRDWAGELTAYPREVAELALAHRVGDATEGAYARGDLFVKRRNLMADWAGFLNADLPPSAR
- a CDS encoding helix-turn-helix transcriptional regulator; the encoded protein is MADKTQIVNNAKSASFENFDRSPDCAFVRQKTVEQLYAVSAATVWRWVNAGLIPAPRKHGPRTTVWNVGELRASLAAKAVA
- a CDS encoding DUF3987 domain-containing protein, whose protein sequence is MTLDLGLSDAPGALSQETIEVANIANLANIQQRRGFAAAKVAANRARTLAEDAAESESDYVIPPPAVDPAMFYGPLGRLARQAAEGTEVNPVAAMAAAMSWLSACMGRNRAIAIGDEWHHLRLFTLHVGRSSRGGKGMALGLLKRVIAAIGKLDDATTLRPQMHTGGLSSREGLAVLIHDGYTEGKTEYPPIVDKRLFIVESEFANVLAQGKRDGNTLSTCLRDVWDGSAIKPATKSSQVWASRPHIALHGCITPTELRAKLASNDLSNGFANRFLMVWGERTGVIPFPSRASDATVHELAKLFAAIIRHGLAGYPDATETCPLRMSRTALSLYADCYREFAKPHPGGELIGGLLQRRAPMLLRMAGLFAVTDLADEIDRGHVEAAQAWMTYFAQSAQMIFAPAVDVEGEAHRNDDAEKLAAWLILKDGWQSRKDITSKCFQGHTAKPVIDEALERLALEARIERREIDGGGPRKRTEYRIKQAQPDVSRSKFARSSQLSSQAETLAVIECSQQSQCSQAATAESEKADADEIVEGWL